From Trichoderma atroviride chromosome 1, complete sequence, one genomic window encodes:
- a CDS encoding uncharacterized protein (BUSCO:EOG092D4XRX), with product MGSKRKRGTKDGPIVPSNAQKKVKNTTSPPIVPVVAAAKPPLEKAPFVETPTIEDRKREGLLYEHLGSEDDNDRIEAADCIISGLLDGEGVAEAVVQRHLDRRLFRGLSSGRNASRIGFSLVITEILSQLFGDKSLSAEKYSGLTFDKVLGFLLEKAQIVGNIPGQEERDIFFGQLFGIECFVKSRILFSEPSRWNTILDELLKLSNKKVWLKSQCGWVLVQALQQMNQAQAKATLEKLSNSGVAKTPEGVAVWMVALDQFPNLSVKPWQHPLAKKHLGDMAAILKESFNDSSKDTSSNSRNNKQATWTAQLHFVWDLILNHYLKAEDSKAEDFAQFWSRVVDDGLFSKQATDGQKFKGFTVFQKFLESYATHPALLQTLFSKNLMTSLMNQSAKEDRYLHRAAIKTLKAIEAAVSSQPSNLVPVLENLLTKNGIYNFDQRTNTKTIDRLLQNFNLENDKGCLKIIQSPIAGLSQQEVSEAQTILRVHIDYLSKVLGACASLGGKESQADKLENTSLSATLQQLSRLAYSQPEDIPKDVLTEQIQELARSRLETALAKLTRQTSDFVTFCQAVASIDSSAVTMSEEIKSAIESALSRMHKLLKQKTKTDNDKTLTQGLAMLHAISIFQLYNQDPDAMEVLDDLAQFHERLQEGKLGDDDTGSSEFLVEILLSMVARPSSLMRQVSQQVFEAFTSQISAGGLELLFGPLGANESTKGQKELFNTEDDGMDIDGEGSSDEDGDDVEEISNIEIDSDVEFVDLGDADGEEGDDDEEDEEEEDDEDEDEDEDENDDDDDEEAEGDAKEGRIEIDVPLSKILKSHRLDKDAEAESSDDEGDMSDSQMFALEDKLAEVFKQRAKARPDSKKQKKDAKQSVVNFKNRILDFLDIYVKNEVLSPLAFSLLIPLLDLMRTTSTKTLAGRACEIILNYQKGLKKARSGAGGNKDTDATEAAAAPVYDAEQLLSVLVEVHEEAGKDNAHAYAKAASAASLIVASAMFATDKELVKQAAAVYAKTQSDWVLGQAKLQNSFFADWNNWCQNHASQGRN from the exons ATGGGTAGCAAGCGAAAGCGCGGAACCAAGGATGGCCCCATTGTGCCTTCAAATGCACAGAAAAAGGTCAAGAACACCACATCTCCCCCCATCGTCCCCGTCGTCGCAGCCGCAAAGCCACCGTTGGAGAAAGCCCCCTTTGTCGAAACTCCCACAATCGAAGACAGAAAGCGCGAAGGCCTGTTATACGAACATCTCGGTAGCGAGGACGACAATGACCGGATCGAGGCCGCCGATTGCATTATATCAGGACTTTTAGATGGCGAGGGCGTTGCTGAGGCAGTGGTGCAGAGACATCTCGATCGACGACTCTTCCGCGGACTATCTAGTGGCCGTAATGCTTCGCGCATTGGCTTTAGTCTAGTCATCACCGAGATTCTCAGCCAACTATTTGGAGACAAGTCTCTAAGCGCAGAAAAATACAGCGGGCTGACGTTCGACAAGGTGCTTGGGTTCCTGTTGGAGAAGGCTCAGATTGTCGGCAACATTCCCGGCCAGGAGGAGCgtgacatcttctttggccaaTTGTTTGGTATTGAATGCTTTGTTAAGTCCCGCATTTTATTTTCCGAACCTTCGAGATGGAACACAATATTGGACGAGCTGTTGAAATTGAGCAACAAGAAAGTCTGGTTAAAGTCACAATGCGGCTGGGTTCTTGtccaggcgctgcagcagatgaaccaggcccaggccaaggcGACGCTTGAGAAATTGTCAAATTCAGGAGTAGCCAAAACTCCCGAAGGCGTTGCCGTTTGGATGGTTGCGCTCGACCAGTTCCCTAATCTCAGCGTGAAGCCCTGGCAGCATCCTCTGGCCAAAAAACACCTTGGTGATATGGCTGCTATCTTGAAGGAAAGCTTCAACGATTCAAGCAAGGATACTTCTAGCAATTCTCGGAACAACAAACAAGCCACTTGGACGGCCCAGTTGCACTTTGTCTGGGACCTCATCCTCAATCATTATCTCAAGGCCGAGGACTCAAAGGCCGAAGACTTTGCTCAGTTCTGGAGCCGAGTCGTTGACG ATGGATTGTTCTCCAAGCAGGCTACCGATGGCCAAAAATTCAAGGGTTTCACGGTCTTCCAAAAATTCCTCGAGAGCTATGCGACACATCCTGCGCTGTTGCAAACCTTATTCAGCAAGAATCTCATGACTTCTCTCATGAACCAGTCCGCAAAGGAGGATCGATACCTACATCGAGCAGCTATAAAGACGCTAAAAGCCATCGAGGCCGCAGTATCATCTCAACCCTCCAATCTGGTCCCTGTGCTTGAGAATCTTCTGACCAAAAACGGAATCTACAACTTTGATCAGCGCACCAACACAAAGACGATCGACAGGCTCCTGCAAAATTTCAACCTAGAAAATGACAAAGGATGCCTGAAGATTATCCAAAGCCCCATTGCTGGCCTGTCACAGCAAGAAGTCAGCGAGGCCCAGACTATCCTGAGAGTTCACATTGACTATCTATCAAAAGTCCTAGGGGCCTGCGCTTCCCTAGGTGGAAAAGAATCTCAAGCTGACAAGCTTGAAAACACCTCATTAAGCGCTACACTGCAGCAGTTATCACGTCTTGCCTATTCCCAGCCGGAGGATATCCCAAAGGATGTCCTAACAGAGCAAATTCAAGAGCTTGCTCGGTCAAGATTGGAGACGGCACTCGCGAAGCTGACTCGCCAGACTTCCGATTTTGTTACCTTCTGCCAGGCAGTCGCCTCCATCGACTCAAGTGCCGTTACCATGTCTGAGGAAATCAAATCAGCCATTGAGAGTGCGCTGTCAAGAATGCACAAACTGCTAAAGCAGAAGACAAAGACTGATAACGACAAGACTCTAACACAGGGGCTGGCTATGCTTCATGCCATCTCCATTTTCCAACTATACAACCAAGACCCCGATGCGATGGAAGTACTAGATGATCTCGCCCAGTTTCACGAGAGGCTCCAGGAGGGCAAACTCGGAGATGACGATACTGGAAGTTCAGAGTTCTTGGTAGAAATCTTACTATCCATGGTGGCTCGCCCCTCATCGTTGATGCGACAGGTGTCTCAGCAAGTATTTGAAGCTTTCACATCACAAATCTCCGCTGGCGGCTTGGAACTGCTCTTTGGACCCCTGGGCGCCAATGAGAGCACCAAGGGCCAGAAGGAGCTGTTTAACACAGAGGACGATGGTATGGATATCGATGGCGAAGGCTCTTCtgatgaggatggcgatgatgtggAAGAAATCTCAAACATCGAGATCGACTCTGACGTGGAATTTGTTGATCTTGGAGATGCCGATGGAGAggaaggcgatgatgatgaagaagatgaggaagaagaagatgatgaggacgaggacgaggacgaggacgagaacgacgatgatgatgacgaagaggcAGAAGGAGACGCAAAAGAAGGCCGCATAGAGATCGACGTGCCCCTAAGCAAAATCCTCAAAAGCCACCGCCTCGATAAAGACGCCGAAGCCGAATCCTCCGACGACGAAGGTGACATGTCCGACTCGCAAATGTTCGCCCTCGAGGACAAGCTCGCCGAAGTCTTCAAGCAGCGCGCAAAGGCCCGCCCAGacagcaagaagcagaaaaaggaCGCCAAGCAGTCCGTCGTCAACTTCAAGAACCGCATCCTCGACTTCCTCGACATTTACGTCAAGAACGAGGTCCTCAGCCCGCTCGCCTTCTCCCTGCTCATCCCGCTGCTGGATCTCATGCGCACGACGAGCACAAAGACGCTGGCTGGCCGTGCCTGTGAGATTATTCTCAATTACCAAAAGggcttgaagaaggcgaggagCGGCGCCGGCGGTAACAAGGATACTGATGCAACTGAGGCCGCTGCTGCGCCAGTCTACGATGCTGAACAGCTGCTCTCCGTGCTGGTGGAGGTGCATGAGGAGGCAGGCAAGGACAACGCGCACGCGTATGCCAAGgctgccagcgccgccagtCTGATTGTAGCTTCGGCCATGTTCGCCACGGACAAGGAGCTGGTGaagcaggcggcggcggtgtaTGCCAAGACGCAGTCGGATTGGGTCCTGGGCCAGGCCAAGTTGCAAAACTCCTTTTTCGCGGACTGGAACAACTGGTGCCAGAACCATGCTTCTCAGGGGCGGAATTGA
- a CDS encoding uncharacterized protein (EggNog:ENOG41) — MVSLQTNMQIHDDLAALFSRNMTFNPEAVPKEMPQEEAVPSQQIVYSVSQHYNHSAHIAKPQLQHSDSQRRSSEPPQTEVVSSETILRNHGVDPSTLTPSQLQLFRIADITQKRRLVELWSICPPTSGGDIPALAWSSTTMDQEEHLAQVRYEKQQQLSNVMSLDGTTVQNSNSTWIHQASQESEPYMLSGYEEIMRREREREESVSRPKDAYSHFGTSIGGPSYVPSTDPVYLGADYARHQLQLAMAEQYGAFEQHRANQAVDVMDM; from the coding sequence ATGGTATCACTGCAGACGAATATGCAGATCCACGATGATCTTGCAGCGCTCTTCTCGCGAAACATGACTTTCAACCCAGAGGCTGTTCCCAAGGAAATGCCCCAAGAAGAGGCTGTTCCCTCGCAGCAGATTGTCTATTCCGTATCACAGCACTATAACCACTCGGCTCATATTGCAAAGCCTCAGCTACAGCACTCGGACTCACAGAGACGCTCATCAGAGCCGCCACAGACTGAGGTCGTTTCATCCGAGACGATATTACGGAACCACGGCGTTGATCCCTCCACGCTCACGCCCtcacagctgcagctcttccGTATAGCTGACATCACCCAAAAGAGGCGGTTGGTCGAGCTTTGGAGCATCTGTCCTCCCACCAGCGGAGGAGATATCCCTGCTCTTGCTTGGAGCAGCACGACAATGGACCAAGAGGAGCATTTGGCCCAGGTGCGTTatgagaagcagcagcagcttagcAATGTCATGAGCCTAGACGGCACGACAGTCCAAAATTCAAACAGCACATGGATCCATCAAGCCAGCCAAGAGAGCGAGCCTTACATGCTGTCTGGATATGAAGAGATCATGcgacgagagcgagagcgagaggagTCTGTCTCTCGTCCAAAAGACGCATACAGCCACTTTGGAACCTCTATTGGCGGCCCAAGCTACGTGCCTTCTACAGACCCCGTCTATCTCGGAGCCGACTACGCACGGCACCAGTTGcagctggccatggctgaacAATATGGCGCGTTTGAACAGCACAGAGCGAATCAGGCGGTGGATGTTATGGATATGTAA
- a CDS encoding uncharacterized protein (MEROPS:MER0000553~BUSCO:EOG092D3K9O): MTSIGTGYDLLNSIFSPDGRNFQVEYAVKAVENGGTSIGIRCKDGIVLAVEKIVASKLQKSSANKRIASVDSHVGAVYSGMIPDGRHFVDRARDEAQSWRQNFKTPIPTADLASRMGGYLQAYTMYGSVRPFGITAIVGGVDTSEETPVDGEVGSGPAVGAGGKVAGKHGGPFLYMIEPSGLYWGYYGAATGKGRQAAKAELEKLDLPAGNITIHEAVKEAARIIYIAHKDNKDKEFELEMTWISTVDGPTKGRHVEVPKELREEAERLARAEDESDDEEEEEKKDDDNKMEE; the protein is encoded by the exons ATG ACGTCGATCGGCACGGGCTATGATCTCCTCAACTCCATCTTTTCGCCTGATGGTCGAAACTTCCAGGTCGAATATGCAGTCAAGGCTGTAGAGAACGGCGGCACCTCAATCGGCATCCGGTGCAAGGACGGCATCGTCCTGGCCGTCGAGAAGATTGTCGCATCCAAGCTGCAAAAGTCCAGTGCAAACAAGAGAATTGCCAGCGTTGACAGCCATGTCGGAGCA GTTTACTCAGGCATGATCCCCGATGGACGCCACTTCGTCGACCGAGCCCGAGATGAAGCCCAGAGCTGGCGCCAGAACTTCAAGACTCCCATCCCCACAGCCGACCTCGCCTCCCGCATGGGTGGCTACCTCCAGGCATACACCATGTACGGCTCTGTCCGTCCCTTCGGCATCACCGCTATCGTTGGTGGCGTCGACACCTCAGAAGAGACCCCCGTAGACGGCGAGGTCGGCTCAGGGCCTGCcgtcggcgccggcggcaaggtTGCCGGCAAGCACGGCGGTCCTTTCCTTTACATGATCGAGCCCAGCGGCCTATACTGGGGATACTACGGTGCGGCGACGGGCAAGGGCAGACAAGCTGCAAAggctgagctggagaagctggaccTACCGGCTGGCAACATCACCATCCACGAGGCAGTCAAGGAGGCCGCGCGAATCATCTACATCGCCCACAAGGAtaacaaggacaaggagtTTGAGCTGGAGATGACCTGGATTAGCACAGTAGACGGCCCTACCAAGGGACGGCATGTGGAGGTGCCCAAAGAGctgagagaagaggctgagagatTAGCGCGGGCAGAGGACGAGtctgatgacgaggaggaagaagaaaagaaggacgaTGAtaacaagatggaagagtAA